From the genome of Alphaproteobacteria bacterium, one region includes:
- a CDS encoding NAD(P)H-dependent oxidoreductase, whose product MRYPFEYVVLPHERPKRQVLVLYAHPVEDSFHASLHRTVVDTLRDAGHVVDDCDLYAEDFSPVLTRQERLDYHDLEANQRNVKPYVERLLAADALVIVHPVWIYGFPAILKGFFDRVLIPGVMFDHIDGRVKMKLHNITKLAGVVTYGGTRPRAFLAGDPPRKNIKRVLRAMVHPAAECAYLAQYAVDLTDFQARERFIAKVQREMEFF is encoded by the coding sequence ATGAGATACCCGTTCGAATATGTCGTCCTTCCCCATGAGCGGCCAAAGCGCCAAGTACTCGTGCTCTATGCGCACCCAGTCGAGGACAGCTTTCACGCCAGCCTGCACCGCACGGTGGTCGATACCCTTCGCGACGCCGGGCATGTCGTCGACGACTGCGATCTCTATGCCGAGGATTTCTCGCCGGTCCTCACCCGCCAGGAGCGGCTCGATTATCACGACCTCGAAGCCAACCAGCGGAATGTGAAGCCCTATGTGGAGCGCCTGCTGGCCGCCGATGCGCTGGTGATCGTGCACCCGGTCTGGATCTACGGGTTCCCGGCGATTCTGAAGGGGTTCTTCGATCGCGTGCTGATCCCGGGGGTGATGTTCGATCACATCGATGGCCGGGTCAAAATGAAGCTGCACAACATCACCAAGCTCGCCGGCGTCGTGACCTATGGCGGCACCCGGCCGCGCGCGTTCCTGGCCGGCGATCCGCCGCGCAAGAATATCAAGCGGGTGCTGCGTGCGATGGTGCATCCTGCGGCCGAATGCGCGTATCTGGCCCAGTATGCGGTGGACCTGACGGATTTTCAGGCGCGCGAGCGTTTCATCGCCAAGGTGCAGCGGGAGATGGAATTCTTCTAG